The genomic DNA TCGCCCATGCCGCTTCACCCACCGGGCCTTGTGCCGCCCAGCTTCGTACCGCCGTACCTGCTGGACCGGCTGGCGCAACATGCCGGTGCGCATGCCAGCGCGAAGGCGGCGCAGACGCTGATGATCGACCGCCAGCACCGCGGGCTGCGCGAGGCGGTGGCCGGGCAGGGCGTGTCGTCGGGCCCCGCGCCCAGCTACCTGCGGCGGGGGTCGCCCGCGCGCGCCATCCACGACGCGGAACACACCATGGCCCTGCCGGGCCGGCTGGTGCGCGCCGAAGGGCAGGCCGCCACCGGCGACATCGCCGCCGACGAGGCCTACGACTACCTGGGCGCCACCTACCGCCTGTATCACGACATCTTCGAGCGCGATTCCATCGATGGCGCGGGCATGCCGCTCACGGGCAGCGTGCACTACGGCAACGACTACGACAACGCCTTCTGGAACGGCAGGCAGATGGTGTTCGGCGACGGCGACGGCGAGATCATGAACCGCTTCACCATCGCGGTGGACATCATCGGCCACGAGCTCACGCACGGCGTGATCGACCACGAGGCGGGCCTGGTCTACCAGGGGCAGCCGGGCGCGCTCAACGAATCGATCTGCGACGTGTTCGGCGCGCTGGTCAAGCAGCACCTGCGGAAGCAGACGGCCCAGCAGGCCGACTGGCTGGTGGGCGCGGGGCTCTTCACCGACAAGGTGAAGGCGCGCGCACTGCGCTCGATGGCCGAGCCCGGCACGGCCTACGACGACCCGGTGCTCGGCAAGGACCCGCAGCCTGCCCACATGAAAGACTTTGTCGACACGCGGCAGGACAATGGCGGCGTGCACATCAATTCCGGCATTCCGAACCGCGCCTTCCATCTTGCTGCCACCGCCATCCAGGGCCCGGCATGGGAGACGGCCGGCCGCGTCTGGTACGACACGGTGTGTGACCGGCGGCTGCGCCGGGACGCCGATTTCCTGGCCTTCGCACAGCTCAGCGTGGAAAATGCGGCCAGGCGCTTCGGCGCCGGCAGCGCGGCGCACAAGGCCGTTGGCGCCGCATGGAACACCGTGGGAGTCACACCATCATGATTCAGCTTCCGCCCCTGGACCAGGCCTCCGTCGTGCGCCTGACGCGCGAGGGCGGCGTGGCCTACGTGCCGGGCCTGTCGCGCCCGCGCAGCTACCAGCTTGGCAACTGCAGCGAGGAATTGCGCCAGCAGATCGGCGAAGCGCTGCAAAGCGCCGCGCCGCACGCGGAGCCGCGCGGCGGCCCCGGTTCGCCGGGCGGCGACCAGCGCTTCTACCGCGTGGAGGTCGTGGTGGAAAGCGCCACTTCCCATTCGGGCTCGGTCAGCTTCGAGGTGCCCGAGAACGAAGCGCCCGAGTCGCTGGTGCACCTGTGGAAGGACGCGGCCGAGCGCTAAAGATACAAGGCTTCGTCTTCACCAAATCAAGGGCCGCCGAGCACCGTCGACGCCACCAGCCACACGTTGGCCGAGCTGATCACGCCGAACAGCCCCCAGGCCAGCAGCTTGACCAGCCTGCCGTTGGCAAAGCCGCCCATCAGCGCGCGGCTGCTCGTGAAGCGGATCAGCGGCCACATCGCGAACGGCAGCTGGAAGCTCAGCACCACCTGGCTCAGCACCAGCATCTTGCCCACGCCGCCATCGCCGAACCACCAGACCCCCAGGAACGCCGGCCCGAGCGCCAGCCCCCGCGTGATCAGGCGGCGCTGCCAGCACGGGATCTTCAGGTCGAGAAAACCTTCCATGATGATCTGGCCCGCGATGGTGCCGGTGAAGGTCGAGCTCTGGCCCGAGGCCAGGAGCGCAATGCCGAACAGCGTGGCCGCCACCGCGCTGCCCACGATGGGCTCGATGAGCCGGTAGGCGTCGTCGATCTCGGTCACCTCCACATGGCCGGTGCTGTGGAAGGCGCTGGCCGCCAGCACCATGATGGCCGCGTTGACCAAAAGCGCGAGCGAGAGCGAGAACACCGCGTCGAAGGTGCAGAAGCGCACTGCCTCGCGCCGCGCCGCATCGCTGTCGGCCACCAGCCGGGTCTGCACGATGGACGAATGCAGGTACAGGTTGTGCGGCATCACGGTGGCGCCGACCACGCCGATCGCGAGGTACAGCGCGCCCGGCTGCTGCAGCCGCTCGAAGCTGGGCGCGAAGCCCATCGCCACGCCGAACCAGTTGGGCTGCGACATCGCGAGCTCCACCACGAAGCAGCCCGCGATGGTGCCCACCAGCCCGAGCACGATCGCCTCGACGCGGCGGAAGCCCGCGCCCTGGAGCCCCAGCACGAGCAGCGTGTCGAACGCGGTGATGCCGATGCCGACCGGGATCGAGACGCCGAACAGCAGGTGCAATGCGAGCGCGCTGCCCAGCACCTCGGCCAGGTCGCAGGCCACGATGGCCAGCTCCGCGCCCAGCCAGAGGAAGCGGCTCACGCGCGGCGAATAGTGCTCGCGGCAGGCGCGCGCCAGGTCTTTCTGCGCCACCAGCCCGAGCCGCACGCACAGCGTCTGCAGCAGCATCGCCGCGAGGCTCGCGAGCAGCACCACGAAGAGCAGGCCATAGCCGAAGCGCGACCCGGCCTCGATGTCGGTCGCCCAGTTGCCCGGGTCCATGTAGCCCACCGACACCAAGAGGCCGGGCCCCGCGTAGCGCAGCAGCTTCTTGCCGAAGGGCAGGTCCTGCGGGACCGCCACGCTACCCTTGACTTCAGAGGGACAGAACGGTGCGGTGGCCGTGCGGGGCAGGGGAAAGAACATGCGGGCGATGATAGGGTCGCGCGCGGGACCGCTGGCCGGGCGGCCGGTCTTTTAGATTCGACGGTCCCATTCCACACACATGCAACAACGGAGCTTTTTTCCATGATCCACGTCGTCGCCGTCATCACCGCCAAGCCGGGCCAGCGCGCCAGCCTGCTCGAAGCCTTTGCCGCCAACCGCGCGGCCGTGCTGGCCGAGGAGGGTTGCATCGAATACGGCGCCACGGTCGACGCCGCGGGCGTGCCTGCATCGAAGGCCAGCTTCGGGCCCGACACCTTCGTGGTGATCGAGAAATGGGAAACGCTGGCGCACCTGCAGGCCCACGCGGTGGCGCCGCACATGGCGGCCCACGGGGCGAAGACGAAGGAGCTGGTCCAGAGCAAGCTGATCCACGTGCTCGAGCCGGTCTGACGCGGCCGGTTTACGTCATGTTACTGTCGCGCCTCCAAACAACTCTGGAGGAGAAGAAACATGGCAAACAACCGCCTGCTCGGCGTTGTCCTCTGTGCGCTCGCCGTCCTGGCGACGGGTTGCGCATCGCCCAAGGCACCGCCCTACGCGCCGGACTACGCCGCGCTTGACCAGCTCAAGGCCTCGAAGCCTTCCACCGTCGCAGTGGTGAAGGTCGAGCCGACCGACCCCAACGCGCCCGTCAACAGGATCTCGCTGCGCGGAACCCGGCTGGATTCGCCCAGCGGCACCTTTGCCAAGTATCTCGAGGAAGCGCTGGTGCGCGACCTGAAGGAAGTCTCCGCATTCGATGCCAAGTCGCGCACGCGGCTCGATGCCCGGATCCTGGCCAACGACGTCAGCGTGGGGAACATCTCCACCGGCACGGGCGTGATGGAAGTGCAGATCGAGGTCACGCGCGAAGGCGTGCAGCGGCTGAAGAAGACCTACAAGGCCGACATCAGCTTCGAGTCCAGCTTCGCGGGCATGGTGGCCATTCCGGCCGGGCAGACGGCCTATCCGACGCTCGTTCGCGCGCTGCTGAAAAAGGTCTACACCGACCCGCAGTTCGCCGCCGCCATCGGCTCCTGACGCCACCCGTTCGAAAAAAAAGGAAGACCAACATGTCCTTTTCCGGAACCGTCCGCATTGCGCTGGCGCTGGCCTTCGCCGCGGTGCTCGCAGGTTGCGCACACCCCATCTCGCTCAGCACCGAGGCGGCGCCGCCACAGCGCGTCGACACCTACCTGGTGCCGAAGAAGGTGGCCTATGCCATGAGCGATGCCGAGCGCGGCAAGCAGGCCATCACCCCCGGCGGCGGCGGCGACCGCATCAGCTACTACCCGTACCGCGACCTGGAAAAATCGATCCGCGATGCGCTTCGCGCGGTCTACCAGGACGTGGTCGTCATCCCCTCGGCGGCCGATGCCAGTGCCGTCAAGGCGTCGGGGGCAGCCTATGTGTTCACGCCGGCGATCACGACCAGTTCCAGCTCCTCGTCGGTCCTCACCTGGCCACCCACGGAGTTCACCACCGAGATCGCCTGCACCGTGACCGATCCGGCCGGCGCGGAAATCACGCGGGTCAAGGCGACCGGCCGGGGTGCCGCGGAGTTCAGCGAGTTCAAGCACGACCTCGCGCTCTCCGCCAAGCGCGCATCGGCCGAGGTGGCGAACCAGCTGGCCAGCGAGATCCGCAGGAACGAGAAGCTGCGCTGAACCGCCCGGTGCCACGTCCATGAAAAAACGCGCCCGAGGGCGCGTTTTTGTTGCCGGGTCCGCGAAGCTTTTACTTCGCCACGACCTTCACCATCTCCAGGCACTTGTTCGAGTAGCCCCATTCGTTGTCATACCAGCTCACGAGCTTCACGAAGGTGCCGTCCAGCGCAATGCCGGCTTCGGCGTCGAAGATCGAGGTGCGCGGGTCGCCGCGGAAGTCGGTGGCCACCACCTTGTCCTCGGTGTAGCCCAGCACGCCCTTGAGCGCGCCTTCGCTCTGCGACTTCATCTCGGCGCAGATTTCCTTGTAGGTGGCTTCCTTCTCGAGTTCCACCGTGAGGTCGACCACCGACACGTCGGAGGTCGGCACGCGGAAGCTCATGCCGGTGAGCTTCTTGTTGAGCTCGGGGATCACGACGCCCACGGCCTTGGCGGCGCCGGTGCTCGAGGGAATGATGTTTTCCAGGATGCCGCGGCCGCCGCGCCAGTCCTTGTTGCTCGGGCCGTCGACGGTCTTCTGCGTGGCGGTGGCGGCGTGCACGGTGGTCATCAGGCCGCGCTTGATGCCCCACTTGTCGTTCAGCACCTTGGCCAGCGGTGCCAGGCAGTTGGTGGTGCAGCTGGCGTTGCTGACGATGGCTTCGCCGGCGTACTTCTTGTCGTTCACGCCGTAGACGAACATCGGGGTGTCGTCCTTCGACGGCGCCGACATGATCACCTTCTTCGCGCCCGCGTCGAGGTGCTTCTGGCAGGTTTCCTTGGTGAGGAAGAGGCCGGTCGACTCGAGCACGATGTCGGCGCCGACTTCGTTCCACTTCAGCTGCGCCGGATCGCGCTCCTGCGTGAGGCGGATCTTCTTGCCGTTGACGATCAGCGTGTTGCCTTCCACCGTGACTTCGCCCTTGAAGCGGCCGTGCACCGAGTCGTACTGGAGCATGTAGGCCAGGTAGTCGGGCTCGAGCAGGTCGTTGATGGCGACGATCTCGATGTCGTTCTTGAAGTTCTGCACCGCTGCGCGCAGCACGTTGCGACCGATGCGACCGAAGCC from Variovorax sp. V93 includes the following:
- a CDS encoding M4 family metallopeptidase, whose amino-acid sequence is MPLHPPGLVPPSFVPPYLLDRLAQHAGAHASAKAAQTLMIDRQHRGLREAVAGQGVSSGPAPSYLRRGSPARAIHDAEHTMALPGRLVRAEGQAATGDIAADEAYDYLGATYRLYHDIFERDSIDGAGMPLTGSVHYGNDYDNAFWNGRQMVFGDGDGEIMNRFTIAVDIIGHELTHGVIDHEAGLVYQGQPGALNESICDVFGALVKQHLRKQTAQQADWLVGAGLFTDKVKARALRSMAEPGTAYDDPVLGKDPQPAHMKDFVDTRQDNGGVHINSGIPNRAFHLAATAIQGPAWETAGRVWYDTVCDRRLRRDADFLAFAQLSVENAARRFGAGSAAHKAVGAAWNTVGVTPS
- a CDS encoding protealysin inhibitor emfourin produces the protein MIQLPPLDQASVVRLTREGGVAYVPGLSRPRSYQLGNCSEELRQQIGEALQSAAPHAEPRGGPGSPGGDQRFYRVEVVVESATSHSGSVSFEVPENEAPESLVHLWKDAAER
- a CDS encoding Nramp family divalent metal transporter, with product MFFPLPRTATAPFCPSEVKGSVAVPQDLPFGKKLLRYAGPGLLVSVGYMDPGNWATDIEAGSRFGYGLLFVVLLASLAAMLLQTLCVRLGLVAQKDLARACREHYSPRVSRFLWLGAELAIVACDLAEVLGSALALHLLFGVSIPVGIGITAFDTLLVLGLQGAGFRRVEAIVLGLVGTIAGCFVVELAMSQPNWFGVAMGFAPSFERLQQPGALYLAIGVVGATVMPHNLYLHSSIVQTRLVADSDAARREAVRFCTFDAVFSLSLALLVNAAIMVLAASAFHSTGHVEVTEIDDAYRLIEPIVGSAVAATLFGIALLASGQSSTFTGTIAGQIIMEGFLDLKIPCWQRRLITRGLALGPAFLGVWWFGDGGVGKMLVLSQVVLSFQLPFAMWPLIRFTSSRALMGGFANGRLVKLLAWGLFGVISSANVWLVASTVLGGP
- a CDS encoding putative quinol monooxygenase, with product MIHVVAVITAKPGQRASLLEAFAANRAAVLAEEGCIEYGATVDAAGVPASKASFGPDTFVVIEKWETLAHLQAHAVAPHMAAHGAKTKELVQSKLIHVLEPV
- the gap gene encoding type I glyceraldehyde-3-phosphate dehydrogenase, which produces MAIKLGINGFGRIGRNVLRAAVQNFKNDIEIVAINDLLEPDYLAYMLQYDSVHGRFKGEVTVEGNTLIVNGKKIRLTQERDPAQLKWNEVGADIVLESTGLFLTKETCQKHLDAGAKKVIMSAPSKDDTPMFVYGVNDKKYAGEAIVSNASCTTNCLAPLAKVLNDKWGIKRGLMTTVHAATATQKTVDGPSNKDWRGGRGILENIIPSSTGAAKAVGVVIPELNKKLTGMSFRVPTSDVSVVDLTVELEKEATYKEICAEMKSQSEGALKGVLGYTEDKVVATDFRGDPRTSIFDAEAGIALDGTFVKLVSWYDNEWGYSNKCLEMVKVVAK